aaatatcttataaaagtaaattcatatgatactttataaagtttataagatatcttataaatattcatttatgagatatcttataaatcatgagatatcttataaactttcctttatgagatatcttataaaagttatgatatatcttataaaagttataagtatctaataaaagttataagatatcttataaaagttaaagatatcttatgataaagtttatgagatatatactatataagatatatcgTTACGAAAATACCTAatatggctacgtcaacaaacaaaatcattttgaagctgtaagttttcaggtcgtatggggctttgaTGGGTATTTGAGGGTATGTTTGAACACAAatattgtaggaaaatatgtaaGGAATTTTATGAGACAGCAATACAGGAATACAACGATGTGAGGCCTCAACCGTGGGCATTTTTTGTGCGCggtaaatcaaaggtttttataagggttGGATCTGTAGTTCTCTTATctttcccaatatttttttcagagagctacagttctgcagcaaGTTTTTAACATCGAACAAAATACTGCTTTTATTTGCCCAATATAAAGTTTCTTCTTTCACGACATAATGTTTTTACAATTGCTCGTATCTTTCGTTTTGCATCTATTAGGTGGCCAGttgatttaaggaatgaatttattattttttcgttggatggaggtataccacgaaaaaaagttggaaaactgcatcattgcgcgTAGCGCATGATGCATAAGTTTTccgtcgtttttttttttttcgtggtaaacctccatccaacgaaaaaataataaattcattccttatcatttaatatttcaaaacattgagtttatatgataaaacattatttgattttaGTTGAAGTAACGAGTTATTCTTGGACTGCACtctatgtcatttcgagatgggtttagtaatttgtgaatacacaacattaaaaaaaaaactaaatcaGTTAGGCCTAATGGCgacttccacgaactgttgAGCAAATgggtttcttgtggactgaataatgcagttttaaaaggatgagttagagataagtcctgttgagagaaaattgcagggattttgttgagtggaactggaattaagtgcaAAGTTCGATTCGGTACTAACGGAAAGCGTGGGACTCAAGGATCTCTTGAGAGTTGCCACGGCTTCCAGGTGGACAAGTGAGTGTTACAGAGGGTTTTtcgagttttatcagtgaattccTAAGGCTGTGACAGCTGTTGTAACGTCGTACGGAAGCCTCGTTTCGGTgcccactcataaacatatCATGCCAGAATTCGAAACCATAGTCGTTAAGGGCTACGTTATTGCAGtatctctgaggcagtgtgcggTGTATCTGGTATTTGGGTTTGTGACATGAAGGAAGATGTCGCAAGGTGCaaactggactattgtcatatccggttgaatacatttaactctAAGCCCGGAATTGCAGAAGCAAACGGTgtgttgttgggttttgttttttggtttttttttgggggggggggggatgtccTCAAATAgctatttttaatatatttcattttgcataattaattattatttatcttagatatttgtttgtttttgtttaaaaaattcatatagatcGAAAGAACTgataagtttttcttttcaggatttcctaatctatatataaaaacgaagcatccagaggaatcccccaacattccaatagaaagtagttcctgccatttatttgttttcattggatatgatattccaataatttttcaaccaatgacaaagcgtgtaacatgtaaaattaaatgataagaaccTTTCTTCAAATAGGTGAAAATAATATTTCTGTATTCCCTGATAAcagtaaaaatttgaaattcgtACGCATTTAGTAAAGGAAAactaataaatggaaatagtTCAGAGAAAAATGAAATCACATTATGGATTTTAAAACGGAATAATCGCAATCCGGATATATACCAAGGGGGATACTATATCGCAAAcattccgggggggggggggggctataaaGCGAAATTTTGCAATATAACAATCATCCTACGGGAAGTTTTGCAATACAgcatttcttccttggggatgGGATATTTGCTATAGCAAATAATTCGGGGGTAATTTTGCTGTACATATATAATAGGCCCGGGTTTTTTTGTAAAAGAAAAGCTTTGTTATAGAATAGTTGCCAAGTTATCGACATAATTATACGAGATCGGATGAGATCTTAAATTCCTAAGAACAGTGTCATGGATGGCGTTTGCAAAATCATGAGGTCGTTCTGTTACATTGTATCTAATGCATGGCCGGAAACGCCTAGCTTCAGTCAGAATTTGAGACACTTCACCTAGTGTAACGTCTCTCAATCACAATTATACCTTATTTCAGTTATCATTGCAAACAGTGTTTACTATTTTGTAGATGACACAATTGGATTTGTGGTTCCCGCCAGAAAAGGTGGGCTGATAGCAGGCGTGGGTCGCTCTCTGGTACACGTGGACTGGGATACAAAGAAGGTGACCAAACTTCACGAAGTGGAACAGGGTCTACAGACACGTTTTAATGATGGAAAATGTGATCCAAAAGGAAGAGTTTGGGCAGGTTGTGTCAAGttgttattcaaatatgaaTCAAACTTTTAAGACGTGGTTTATACAGCTATAACTGTTCATGCAACTGTTCCTTGTAGGGACGATGGGACCTGTCGATCCTGATGTAAAGAAAATGCCAATGATTGGCAGTCTATATTGTCTAGACTTAGATGGCAGTCTGCGTACAGTGGTGAAAGATGTTGGTATTTCAAATGGCCTTGCTTGGACAGAAGATGCGAAAACAATGTACTATATTGATTCCACCCCTCAAAAAGTCTACCGCTATGATTTTGACATAGCAACAGGAAATATCTGTAAGATTGATTTACAATGTAGTCTAAAGTACTTTTCATTACCTGGTAATTTCATTCTGGAACGTCGATTTGTATAcaaaattgttgtttttttttcttcttcgtaGCTAATCAATCAGTGATTGTAGACCACGCTGGGAAACCGCTGGAGGAGTTTGGTTTTCCAGATGGCATGACTATTGATACCGAGGGCAAACTTTGGGTAGCATGCTTTTCTGCCAGCAAAGTCATTCGATATGACCCTAACACAGGTGCTATTACATGTTTtagaaatcaatatatatatatatatatatatatatatatatatatttaaaatagtgcttgaatatattttcgatttttttaatAATCCTTCACCTTCCTCAGAATGTTGCGTGAAATTCATACAGAGATATAGGTAATTTCTTGAAATTACGTCCAAATTGAAATCATTATAATCTGAGAATTTCATTTTCACATAAACACTATTCCCTTACGTAGTCTAAGAATCATTTAATGACTTATTTAAAACCCGTAGAAATAGGGGATGAGGAGACTCTTTggatttttattcattttgcatggaaaattagaatttttttcgCTAAGATAATATTTTGCGCGATTTCCCTTTTCACTTTTTGCTCCTATCCCCCGACTCTCTTCGAAATTGTTCCCTGGAATTAAAAAGTgtgaaatgataaaaatgtttaacTATAAACTGCGATAATTTCACAGAATCATATAAATTGTATTACCAGGTAAACAACTGCAATCTGTGAACATTCCGTCTGCTGCGAGAATTACATCCTGTTGTTTTGGCGGAAAGAACTTAGATGAACTTTACGTCACATGTTCAGCTCACGAAGTAACTGAAGAGGAGTTTCAGAAATTCCCATTGAGTGGCTCCGTATTTCGAGTAACTGGTCTTGGAGTGAAAGGATTTAAGGCACACATATATGATGGAGAAATAAGAGGGGGCTCGAAAATTTAAATATGGAAAAAGTCCATGCTGCACTGGCACAACGTTTAGGTATTGTCCAGTGAGATTAAAAATGGCGGAGTCTATCCGACGTGATTTTccttcttgtttttcattttcactACTAATAAAGAAAGAGGGAATTTgcttatttgaagatatcatcaattcatttgatgctcGCAACACTTcgattaaaaatcttttcaaatagtcaatgatatcttcaattcagaATTATTGCGGGCATTAATTGAATTCTTGATGCGTTacttataattgaattgttagtctcttcaaatgaattgatgatgccAACAATTGAATTTGATGCTCGCTACAATTTATCTGAAAAgagaaataattcaattaatgcacgaatcaattcaattcatgcgcgcaataattgagttattactctcttcaattgaatttatggtatcattaattcaattaatatgcgtaataattcttttagagagagcaactatgtAATTAgggatatcttcaattcaacgtATCCATTGAAtgaatgatctctttaattgaagtGTTGCTCtgtttaaaaagaattgatgcCTAATACAAAAGCgttttaaatgattaaaatatcttcaattgaattaaagagatcatcaataccgagctccaaattaaattttgcgagcaataattcatcacattgatgcgcgcaattTAATTGATAAGAGCGATTTTATGATTTCCTCATATTTCAAAAACAGGTTGAACTGTACACTTCATTTAAGAAAAAGATGAATTTAGAATCTAAAGTCCCCTCGGTCGAGGAATTCAAGAATCATTTCCGAGCCCAAGCCATCTGAAAAGGGTCTCCTTTCGTTACTGAATCGTGGGTCAAAAAGGAAGAGACGGAAAAATCGATCCTAAAATAGAACTGTTGAGTCCCATTGCCAAAGAATTAAAACAAGCCGAATCAGATGTGAAGCGAAAGAAAAAGGAGGGTCAGTCCACGCCTCGTGTacccattttcattcatttgtggCAAGAAACTCTCAGGAAAGAGACCCCGAAAACCTggggaaaatatataaataggtTAAGACTTGACATCAGTCGCCATGGAAAAAGTAAAGAGCTATGATCATCGTTTGCAATTATTTTCGGACCCATTGAAATATACGTATAATTACGTAGAtttgaaaaattcaaagttgagtttaaaatcataattagtaCTGAAAAATTGATTCTCCCATTAGCACTGGGAATAAAGTCGGGTagcattttttctctctctccttgTGAAATCAGTCTCCAGCAGCAGGACACGACCAAGAGTTTCCTCCAATTACCCTTACATGGCCTGCCTGGATGTGATCACAGCTTCTAGTAGTAAATTGAAGCAGGACTGTCTGTTCAGTCAACTTTCTTACCAGAATTCGGAAGGTTCCATGGATGACGTCGACACGGGGTTGTAGTTTAGGTCCTCGTATATACGAAGGAAGGAAAAATAGTAGATTTAGAAGGTCCACTATGTGCGGGTCTCTGTCAGCAAGATAGGTTGATTATCAACGGTGTTCAAATCGGATTAAACTGCGTCTGTATATATAGAGACGAGTTTTCATTAGTGACCATCGATTATCTTAAATATAACTTTGAAGTCACAGAAGCCGTGTTTAAAGTGTGTTTTCTTAAAATTCACCCCCAGCTTCTTCCTGAGTCATAGCAGAATATTGGCTGACCTTCCCCATTCACAGATCAGAGTGTTTCAGCATTTCTCAAGGACAGTATAACAACATGATCCCTAATGTGCTATATGTCGGTTTAGGCCTCTATCGATGTCTTGTTTAATATCCAGGGATGATTTTAATAAGGGTACtgcatttatgattttataaataaatacgAATCTCATGGGTTGCAACCCGTTTCAGAAAGGGGTCAATTGAGATTAGACTTGAAATTtgtcacccccaccccccaccccccacccccccccccctaccggAAAATGTTACGCCCATTTGTTACGGGAAATTTTCTAGTGACGATTAACAACACGAGTATGAATACCTTACAACTCCTCACTGCTATGCATCAGGATTTGGGGGTGAAAGATGGAGCGGATGGGGTATGAGCGATCGGTGCTGTAATGCATATTCAGTGGAAGAGACCTTcctttatcattttaaataatTCGAAAATCTAGAAATGGGAACTTGCTGGATAGAATTATGCCTCCCAAAAAACGAACCGGCAGAATGTTTTATCCCTTATGCCACCCTCCCAAACATTATCACTTTCATTCTAAGACCTTTCTTTTAAAGTATGATAACGTATCAATCCACAGACTCGGTTTAGTGTGGGGAGTATTGTTtatattattgtttatattttggaTACCATCATAGTAGAGATATAAGTATGGAACGGGTGTTGAGAACAATGCGA
This genomic window from Ostrea edulis chromosome 4, xbOstEdul1.1, whole genome shotgun sequence contains:
- the LOC125671881 gene encoding regucalcin-like; its protein translation is MAVECVIKNAAKTVGEGPHWDDITNTLFYVDIQANSIHRFNPETGVDDKIELDDTIGFVVPARKGGLIAGVGRSLVHVDWDTKKVTKLHEVEQGLQTRFNDGKCDPKGRVWAGTMGPVDPDVKKMPMIGSLYCLDLDGSLRTVVKDVGISNGLAWTEDAKTMYYIDSTPQKVYRYDFDIATGNISNQSVIVDHAGKPLEEFGFPDGMTIDTEGKLWVACFSASKVIRYDPNTGKQLQSVNIPSAARITSCCFGGKNLDELYVTCSAHEVTEEEFQKFPLSGSVFRVTGLGVKGFKAHIYDGEIRGGSKI